GGCAACTCCGGCCCCTCCCGGGCCCGCAACCTGGGCGTCGCGGCGGGTCGGGGCGAGATACTGGTCTTCGTCGATTCCGACGTCGAGGTCCGCCCGGACACCCTGGCACGGATTTACGATCGCATGCGGTCGCACCCGGAACTGGGCGGCGTCGCCGCCGTCAGCGCCGAGGAATGTCCTTTCGACAACTACCTCTCCCAGTATCAGAACCTGTTCCTGCGTTACCGTTACCTGAAGATGCCCCGGCGTATCGACACCCCCTGGGCCTCGCTGATGGCGGTGCGCCGTGACGCCTATGAGGCCGTCGACGGCTTCGATCCGGCGATGATGACCTATGAGGACTACGACATCGGCTACCGCCTGGGCTCCGTCGACGCCTGGTTCTACCTGGACGTCGAGCTGGACTTCGTTCATCACAAGCGTTTCCGCTTCCGCCGCCTGTTCGCCGACTACTTGCGCAAGGTGGCCAATATGTTCAGCTACCATCTACGGATGCGTTTCGGCGATCGCCGGATATGGGAAGAGCGCAAGCCGCGGACCTGGCACGGCAACCAGCCTCATTTCCCGCCGCTGTCGGTGGGCATGCCGACCTCGGCGGTGCTCAACTACCTGTTCACCGGTCCGG
The DNA window shown above is from Candidatus Coatesbacteria bacterium and carries:
- a CDS encoding glycosyltransferase, translating into MTILTVVIPVFNRADLIGRILESVLANAGDGVVGEGADGGDFDDPPLLPLRDHPETAFEIVVVDDCSRDATREIVARYPVKLLCTPGNSGPSRARNLGVAAGRGEILVFVDSDVEVRPDTLARIYDRMRSHPELGGVAAVSAEECPFDNYLSQYQNLFLRYRYLKMPRRIDTPWASLMAVRRDAYEAVDGFDPAMMTYEDYDIGYRLGSVDAWFYLDVELDFVHHKRFRFRRLFADYLRKVANMFSYHLRMRFGDRRIWEERKPRTWHGNQPHFPPLSVGMPTSAVLNYLFTGPALLLLIPALIIGGPLFWGALALFCLPLAAMSGFWVYLARKRGLWFALRGIPT